GTTGAAGAAGAACCCTAATCCAAAGGAGAAATGCGAAGCTGGATCACCCTCACACGAGTTTAACTCGCCCAAAGTACGAAACGCCCCCATTCCCTGGATGGTCGGTGCATGGAACATACGGGCGGCCCCAACACCAACCCCCACGCCGACCAGTCCGCCGATAATAATCGACTTAAAAAGAATGATTAGAAACATCAGTATATCCTTTTCATTTAGATATGAAGACGACCTTATCTGTATTAATGATTGTCACACTCACGGTAATATCTAATTCGACACTGTAGGTTTTTCTTTCCCGCGGCAGGAAAAAGAATAAAAACTTTTCATTTTTGACTGATAACTCAGCTTTTAATACTTTTACGTCTTGTGGTTCAATCCGCAGCAAAATATTTTGTGTCGACTTCAACACCGTATTCTGGACATTACCGAGTGCATTGGCGAAGGCTTTACCTTTAGTATCGCCTTTGCCTTTTACTTGCACCTGAGTGGTATATTGCTCTTTCATTACGGCTGACCATATTTCTTGATATAGGCTTCCACTAGCTTTTGCCCTAACTCTTCTTTATCCATAAATCCGAAGCCTAATACCTTGCAGCCTTCATTTATTGCCGTCACACCTTCTTCCACTGAACGCATGCCGTATTTTGCTTTGTAGCCATATTTATTTTGCGCAGTGATTGCACCAGCACCACCACTACCACAGAATGAAATACCGAAATCTGCTTTTTCGCTATTCATCACATCACCCAGTTTCATATCTGCGGCCACACCGGGAATAACCACCACGCGGCCACCAGCCAATTCAACGCCTTGCCCGACTTTCTGGCCTTTTCCTAAACGGTCGCCAATCACAACGGTAATTTGACTCATAGTCTTTTCTCCAGATCAGTATTTTATGGGTTATTATCTTTCGCTACTTCAAAATGCACCGACAACAAATAAGCTTCTTCAATGGGTAAATTAGGAAATTTATCGACCACCTGTTGTGCCATTTGCATCGAATGTGCTGAAATCTCATCAAATAATGATTTATCCACTTCAGGTAACGGCTCGCCTGTTATTGAGCGCAACACCATAGCCCGAATGTGTGATGTCAACATCTGTTGTTGAACTGCATTGGTAAAAATATTTTCGGCATTTAACATCGCGGTAATTTCAGCTAATACCCGCTCTGTGATGATAATGGCCTCTTTCATTCCAG
The sequence above is drawn from the Yersinia enterocolitica subsp. enterocolitica genome and encodes:
- a CDS encoding DUF4312 family protein translates to MKEQYTTQVQVKGKGDTKGKAFANALGNVQNTVLKSTQNILLRIEPQDVKVLKAELSVKNEKFLFFFLPRERKTYSVELDITVSVTIINTDKVVFISK
- a CDS encoding glycine dehydrogenase, with product MNDVAALNAAEDPGMKEAIIITERVLAEITAMLNAENIFTNAVQQQMLTSHIRAMVLRSITGEPLPEVDKSLFDEISAHSMQMAQQVVDKFPNLPIEEAYLLSVHFEVAKDNNP
- a CDS encoding glycine-rich SFCGS family protein is translated as MSQITVVIGDRLGKGQKVGQGVELAGGRVVVIPGVAADMKLGDVMNSEKADFGISFCGSGGAGAITAQNKYGYKAKYGMRSVEEGVTAINEGCKVLGFGFMDKEELGQKLVEAYIKKYGQP